A single region of the Sorghum bicolor cultivar BTx623 chromosome 7, Sorghum_bicolor_NCBIv3, whole genome shotgun sequence genome encodes:
- the LOC8066081 gene encoding disease resistance protein RPM1, whose amino-acid sequence MAETAIAAVLSKFGELAAREAKILLEVGDDMTLLRDRLEWLQAFIGDADIKRRAGTDQLTLVWVRQTRDVAFQAEDALDQFVYQVDLKSQGYRSWKKMWYKYLTGFCTQIVSRHGMSARIKRINRRLAKISDSQKEYNIVYKPLAQVISSTSGTSSWSDDPVAPIDENVKLLGEMLFHEDPQLMFFFITGESGIGKNTVVINMLDSDKMPTELKIVLFRVPPGATVDLVLMEIYKRAAGDIYFTEEGQIELSDPKADDIDHDYVDISEKIRRVLVGNRYLLILGGTYSKTMFNCVRASLPDSNNGSRVLLILDNEDEQVAWHAYSMIQGGINGIFMRRLDEKGSGLLFRSRAFSKVDISDYGDMMTTNNMYNEIVYDITGGYPLAIVVLAGLLRFKERPGQWEAVLQLLRPTTGPRRMEEASLATIVQGGNNSCEAGNQQQQIIDQANNNNLVSLSSSSTTSRTTTAIERVFWASFEDLPNDIKSCFLYLAAFPKNTDFFANGVVRMWIAEGFIKPQKASKTMEELGYDYVKELVLRCLVQVRSVRDNFDDIFDTRLRIHPRLNELLYSEAREAGFMEAHDMSVIRHVFVPPSVRRLSYMGISDRYTTAPFTKRQFPKLRTFTCWYTTAQNQEEEEPTTVCHDDIKFLCGSKLIRVIQTGPLRLKELPDKIGDMIHLRYLAVNSKYLKEIPSSIKRLLNLQTLDIRCTQVDKIHPGFWKIRTLRHVLADKLMLPENNIVEDEELGELQTLQGVKPATAAAAGGGGRREGEWTQHNCPLHKMTKLRSLYLHGILRDKHGAALESALTKMHLLGRLELQGDVPSCVFTAWSLRCLQVLRLFGTVEWPEVGWDASKVRPNLVMLQLRPTNKVPQHMQVEIDRIHKRNQDLTLAVISTTATQGDDFKEILIE is encoded by the exons ATGGCGGAGACGGCGATCGCGGCGGTGCTGTCCAAGTTCGGCGAGCTGGCGGCGAGAGAGGCCAAGATACTGCTGGAGGTGGGCGACGACATGACGCTGCTGCGCGACCGCCTCGAGTGGCTGCAGGCCTTCATCGGCGACGCAGACATCAAGCGCCGGGCCGGCACCGATCAGTTGACTCTCGTGTGGGTGCGCCAGACACGCGACGTCGCCTTCCAAGCCGAGGATGCGCTCGACCAATTTGTTTACCAg GTTGACCTAAAAAGCCAGGGTTATCGATCTTGGAAGAAAATGTGGTATAAATACTTGACTGGTTTCTGCACCCAGATCGTCAGTCGACATGGCATGTCTGCCCGAATCAAAAGAATCAATAGGAGACTCGCAAAAATCTCAGACAGTCAAAAGGAGTACAACATCGTGTATAAACCATTAGCGCAAGTGATATCTTCCACGTCAGGCACTTCATCAtg GTCAGATGATCCTGTGGCGCCTATAGATGAGAATGTGAAGCTACTTGGGGAGATGTTATTTCATGAAGATCCCCAGCTAATGTTCTTCTTCATAACCGGGGAGAGTGGTATCGGGAAGAATACCGTTGTAATAAATATGTTGGACTCTGATAAAATGCCGACCGAGTTGAAAATTGTTTTGTTTAGGGTGCCACCAGGTGCCACCGTGGATCTTGTACTCATGGAAATATACAAGAGAGCTGCAGGTGATATTTATTTCACAGAGGAGGGACAAATAGAGTTAAGTGATCCAAAGGCAGACGACATTGATCATGATTATGTTGATATTAGTGAGAAGATTCGGCGTGTCTTGGTAGGGAATCGGTATCTTCTGATTTTGGGTGGCACATACTCCAAAACTATGTTCAATTGTGTGAGGGCAAGCCTGCCTGATAGCAACAATGGAAGCCGAGTGCTGCTAATACTAGACAATGAGGACGAACAAGTCGCATGGCATGCTTATAGCATGATCCAAGGAGGCATCAACGGAATCTTCATGAGACGTCTGGATGAAAAAGGGAGCGGACTATTGTTTCGTTCGAGGGCCTTCAGTAAAGTAGACATAAGTGATTATGGAGACATGATGACAACCAACAACATGTATAATGAAATTGTTTATGATATAACTGGAGGTTACCCTCTGGCTATAGTGGTTCTGGCAGGACTACTCCGATTCAAGGAGAGGCCTGGGCAGTGGGAAGCAGTGCTGCAGCTGCTTAGGCCTACTACTGGCCCAAGAAGGatggaagaagcatcactagCCACTATAGTACAAGGTGGCAACAACAGTTGTGAAGCAGGCAACCAACAACAGCAGATAATTGATCAAGCTAATAACAACAACCTTGTGTCATTGTCGTCCTCATCCACAACAAGCAGAACAACAACAGCGATCGAGAGAGTCTTCTGGGCAAGCTTTGAAGACCTTCCCAACGACATCAAGTCATGCTTCCTATACTTGGCTGCTTTCCCAAAGAACACCGACTTCTTTGCCAATGGCGTCGTGAGGATGTGGATTGCAGAGGGATTCATCAAGCCACAAAAGGCCAGCAAGACTATGGAGGAGCTAGGTTATGACTACGTCAAGGAGCTGGTCCTACGATGCCTTGTCCAGGTTCGATCGGTCCGTGACAACTTTGATGACATTTTTGATACCCGCCTCCGTATTCACCCAAGGCTCAATGAGCTCCTGTATTCAGAAGCTCGTGAGGCTGGCTTCATGGAGGCACATGACATGAGTGTGATACGCCATGTCTTTGTTCCACCATCAGTGCGTCGCCTCTCTTATATGGGCATCAGCGACAGATATACCACTGCCCCATTCACCAAGAGGCAATTCCCCAAGTTACGTACCTTTACATGCTGGTATACCACTGCCCAGaaccaggaggaggaggagccaacAACAGTTTGCCATGATGATATCAAGTTTCTTTGTGGCTCCAAATTGATTCGCGTGATCCAAACAGGTCCACTAAGGCTTAAGGAGTTGCCAGATAAGATCGGTGACATGATCCACTTGCGCTACTTAGCTGTTAACAGCAAGTACCTCAAGGAGATCCCATCCAGCATAAAAAGGTTGCTCAACCTGCAGACTTTGGACATAAGGTGCACTCAAGTGGACAAGATTCACCCAGGCTTCTGGAAGATAAGGACACTGCGACATGTGCTTGCAGACAAGCTTATGCTTCCAGAGAACAACATTGTCGAGGATGAAGAACTGGGTGAGTTGCAAACGCTACAGGGCGTGAAAcctgccaccgccgccgctgccggcggGGGCGGCCGACGAGAAGGAGAATGGACACAACACAATTGTCCCCTGCACAAGATGACCAAGTTGCGGTCACTGTATCTGCATGGGATCTTACGTGATAAACATGGGGCAGCATTGGAGAGTGCTCTCACAAAGATGCATCTTCTTGGCCGCTTGGAGCTGCAAGGTGATGTTCCTTCATGTGTCTTCACCGCATGGAGCCTTCGGTGCCTCCAGGTGCTAAGGCTCTTTGGTACCGTGGAATGGCCTGAGGTTGGGTGGGATGCTAGCAAGGTCCGGCCCAACCTCGTTATGCTCCAATTACGCCCAACCAACAAGGTGCCCCAACACATGCAAGTGGAAATCGACAGGATTCACAAGCGTAACCAAGACTTGACACTAGCTGTGATTTCTACTACTGCTACACAAGGAGATGACTTTAAGGAGATACTAATTGAATAA
- the LOC8066082 gene encoding putative disease resistance RPP13-like protein 3, producing the protein MAETAIAAVLSKFGELAASEAKILLEVGDDMTLLRDRLEWLQAFIRDADRKRRAGTDQLTSVWVRQTRDVAFQAEDTLDEFVYQVELRSQGYRCWKKMWRKYLIGLCTQIVSRHVLSAQIKRINMRLEKISENQKEYNIGHTPLAPVTSSTTATSAWLDDAVGLEGDVATLEQLLLREDHTRQMFISILGESGVGKETLVNILYNKQVENTTCVFKVIFWYSAPPDSTVEDLLQQIYERAVDWCTTQEIADLHQPKKDDNIDDISEKLRNLLAGKRYLLIVNGISSKTMLNCVRASLPDDDNGSRVLLILDTENEEVAWHANAMNQMDFNGIHMLSRFDEKRSGQLFHSRAFRREEVSDDGSKEDMKMTNNNYDKIVYEITGGYPLAIVVLAGLLRFKERPGQWEAVLQQLRPRPRMTEAPLQQGGSREEGIKVVQSSTTHAKNLVSIGTTTTIERVFWASYEDLPNDLKSCFLYFVAYPKNTNWSASEIVRMWMAEGFIKPQKGKTMEELGHNYLKELVLRCLVQTVEMNDASVSEVCVHRRLHGFLQSEAREAGFMEVHDMHHVFVPPSVRRLSFTTFGGRYTPLTNKLFPKLRSFICWVVQREQHHQSNSNIQDANKKQHGHDLKFLCGSKFLRVISIQGITIEKLPNKIGDMIHLRYLGVNCKDLKELPSSIKRLLNLQTLDISDTQVEMIDLGFWKIKTLRHVLAEKLALPETIEEELDNLQTLFGVNPTRGGEWKGQRSPLHKMPNLRTLKLQGITHEKHGAALESALVEMQLLGYLSLQADVIPSCVFSAPSLRFLDTVELLDGTVKWPEVGWDVSKVRPNLIQIKLGNTNEVPHHIEEKISTILIKE; encoded by the exons ATGGCGGAGACGGCGATCGCGGCGGTGCTGTCCAAGTTCGGCGAGCTGGCGGCAAGCGAGGCGAAGATACTGCTGGAGGTGGGCGACGACATGACGCTCCTCCGCGACCGCCTCGAGTGGCTGCAGGCCTTCATCCGTGACGCAGACCGGAAGCGCCGCGCCGGCACCGACCAGCTCACTAGTGTGTGGGTGCGCCAGACACGCGACGTCGCCTTCCAAGCCGAGGACACGCTCGACGAATTCGTTTACCAG GTGGAACTGAGAAGCCAGGGCTATCGATGCTGGAAGAAAATGTGGCGAAAATACTTGATTGGTTTGTGCACCCAAATCGTCAGTCGACATGTGTTGTCTGCCCAGatcaaaaggatcaatatgaggcTTGAAAAAATATCAGAAAACCAAAAGGAGTACAACATCGGGCATACACCATTAGCGCCAGTGACGTCTTCCACTACAGCCACTTCAGCATG GTTGGATGATGCTGTGGGTCTTGAGGGTGATGTGGCGACACTAGAGCAATTATTGCTTCGCGAAGATCACACAAGGCAAATGTTCATTTCCATACTCGGGGAGAGTGGTGTTGGAAAGGAGACCCTTGTAAATATCTTATATAATAAGCAAGTGGAGAATACCACATGTGTGTTCAAAGTTATCTTTTGGTACAGTGCGCCACCGGATTCCACCGTGGAGGATCTCCTCCAGCAAATCTACGAGAGGGCAGTAGATTGGTGCACAACACAAGAAATTGCAGACCTCCATCAACCAAAGAAAGATGACAATATTGATGATATCTCTGAGAAGCTTCGAAATCTCTTGGCGGGGAAGAGGTATCTATTGATTGTCAATGGCATATCCTCCAAAACCATGCTCAACTGTGTGAGGGCAAGCCTGCCAGATGACGATAATGGAAGTCGAGTGCTGCTCATATTGGACACTGAGAACGAAGAAGTTGCATGGCATGCTAATGCCATGAACCAAATGGACTTTAATGGGATCCACATGTTGAGCCGTTTTGATGAAAAAAGAAGCGGACAATTGTTCCATTCGAGGGCCTTTAggagagaagaagtatctgaTGATGGATCAAAGGAAGACATGAAGATGACCAACAACAATTATGACAAAATTGTGTATGAAATAACTGGAGGTTACCCTCTGGCTATAGTGGTTCTTGCTGGACTACTCCGTTTCAAGGAAAGGCCCGGACAGTGGGAAGCAGTGCTACAGCAGCTCAGGCCTAGGCCAAGAATGACAGAAGCACCGCTACAACAAGGTGGTAGTAGGGAAGAAGGAATTAAAGTTGTACAATCATCCACAACTCATGCTAAAAACCTTGTGTCCATAGGAACAACAACAACGATTGAGAGGGTCTTCTGGGCAAGCTATGAAGACCTTCCCAATGACCTCAAGTCATGCTTCCTATACTTTGTTGCTTACCCAAAGAATACCAACTGGTCTGCTAGTGAGATCGTGCGGATGTGGATGGCTGAGGGATTCATCAAGCCACAGAAGGGCAAGACTATGGAGGAGCTAGGTCAcaactacctcaaggagctaGTCTTGAGATGTCTTGTTCAGACTGTTGAGATGAATGATGCTAGTGTTAGTGAGGTCTGTGTTCACAGAAGGCTCCATGGGTTCCTGCAGTCAGAGGCTCGCGAGGCTGGCTTCATGGAGGTTCATGACATGCATCATGTCTTTGTTCCACCATCGGTGCGCCGCCTTTCTTTCACCACTTTTGGTGGCAGGTATACCCCACTCACCAACAAGTTATTTCCTAAGTTGCGTTCCTTCATATGTTGGGTCGTCCAGAGGGAGCAACATCATCAGAGCAACAGCAACATCCAAGATGCGAACAAGAAGCAGCATGGGCATGATCTCAAGTTCTTGTGTGGCTCCAAGTTCCTTCGTGTAATCAGCATCCAGGGAATAACGATTGAGAAGTTGCCAAATAAGATTGGTGACATGATCCACTTGCGCTACTTAGGTGTCAATTGTAAGGACCTCAAGGAGCTCCCGTCCAGCATTAAGAGGTTACTCAACCTGCAGACGCTAGACATAAGTGACACTCAAGTTGAGATGATTGACCTAGGATTCTGGAAGATCAAGACCCTCCGGCATGTGCTTGCAGAGAAGCTCGCCCTTCCAGAAACCATCGAGGAGGAACTGGACAACCTGCAAACACTATTTGGTGTAAACCCTACCCGAGGAGGAGAATGGAAGGGACAAAGAAGTCCACTCCACAAGATGCCCAATCTCCGGACACTGAAGCTGCAAGGAATCACACATGAAAAACATGGGGCAGCACTAGAGAGTGCTCTTGTGGAGATGCAACTTCTTGGTTACTTGAGCTTGCAAGCTGATGTGATTCCTTCATGCGTCTTCAGCGCACCAAGCCTTCGATTCCTTGACACGGTAGAGCTGCTGGATGGCACTGTGAAGTGGCCTGAGGTTGGGTGGGATGTTAGCAAGGTACGACCGAACCTCATTCAGATCAAACTCGGAAATACCAATGAGGTGCCCCATCACATCGAGGAGAAAATAAGCACGATACTCATAAAAGAGTAA
- the LOC8066080 gene encoding peroxidase 47: protein MMAKMIAAKNLVKLLVLLQVAAGGGVAALSMDYYSMSCPFAEMMVRSVVYDALAKDPTLAGSLLRLHFHDCFVQGCDASVLIDSTDGNTAEKDAQANKSLRGFEVIDRIKEVLESQCPGVVSCADVLALAARDAVLLARGPYYGVPLGRRDGTRSVDSDTFTALPPPFFNTTSLIKLFGSHGFTVQDLVALSGGHTLGIAHCGNFKARLAETDTLDAALGSSLGATCAANGDDGAAPFDRTSTRFDTVYYRELQMRRGLLSSDQTLFESPETKGIVNMFAMNQAYFFYAFQQGMLKMGQLDLKEGDEGEIRHTCGVINS from the coding sequence ATGATGGCGAAGATGATTGCGGCCAAGAACCTTGtgaagctcctcgtcctcctgcaggtggccgccggcggcggcgtggcgGCGCTCAGCATGGACTACTACAGCATGAGCTGCCCGTTCGCGGAGATGATGGTCCGCAGCGTCGTCTACGACGCTCTCGCCAAGGACCCCACCCTCGCCGGCAGCCTCCTGAGGCTGCACTTCCACGACTGCTTCGTGCAGGGCTGCGACGCGTCGGTGCTGATCGACTCGACGGACGGCAACACGGCGGAGAAAGACGCGCAGGCGAACAAGAGCCTGCGCGGCTTCGAGGTGATCGACCGCATCAAGGAGGTGCTGGAGTCGCAGTGCCCGGGCGTCGTCTCCTGCGCCGACGTCCTGGCTCTGGCGGCGCGCGACGCCGTGCTCCTCGCTCGGGGCCCCTACTACGGCGTGCCGCTGGGCCGCCGCGACGGGACGCGGTCGGTGGACTCGGACACCTTCACGGCGCTCCCGCCGCCCTTCTTCAACACGACGTCGCTCATCAAGCTCTTCGGCTCGCACGGGTTCACGGTGCAGGACCTGGTGGCGCTCTCCGGCGGCCACACGCTGGGGATCGCGCACTGCGGCAACTTCAAGGCCAGGCTCGCCGAGACGGACACGCTGGACGCCGCGCTGGGGTCGTCGCTCGGCGCCACCTGCGCCGCCAACGGGGACGACGGCGCCGCGCCGTTCGACCGGACCAGCACCAGGTTCGACACCGTCTACTACCGGGAGCTGCAGATGCGGCGAGGGCTCCTGAGCTCCGACCAGACGCTGTTCGAGTCGCCGGAGACCAAGGGCATCGTCAACATGTTCGCCATGAACCAGGCATACTTCTTCTACGCGTTCCAGCAGGGGATGCTCAAGATGGGGCAGCTCGACCTCAAGGAAGGCGACGAGGGTGAGATCAGGCACACGTGCGGGGTCATCAACTCCTAG